DNA from Brassica napus cultivar Da-Ae chromosome C4, Da-Ae, whole genome shotgun sequence:
GAGAAAGAAATGGTAGAAAACATGGAGAGACGCATCAGTCATCGACATCTTTGCTAAAATTCATTGATAAAGGAGTAAGAAATCGCATATCTTCTTTGCGAATGGGAGGGTGTCGAAAGTTCTCCAGAGCTTTTGAGGTCTGGTTTGATACAAGAAGCTAGTGAGGTGTTAAGTTGTTTTCTAAATTCAGATTACTCTTACACAAACTCTGAAACAAAGCCATActtgttataaaaaagttttttgatatgaataaatttaacattctttcaaaaaaaaaagataacaaagAGTGAGAAAAAAGCAAAAAGCAGATTTAATCCCGACATGATGATCGTcatgaatttttttaagaagaaTGTTATTCTTTATAGCtaagagatgaagaagattgGTACATCGTCACGCGTTGATAAAATATCTTCCCAATGAATAATTGAGGCATagctaataaaataaattggtGAGACTTTGTTTCCTCTTTAAGATTTCATTGGGAAGATATTAAATTTAAGACTTTATGGCGTTGTGATTGTGGTTGGATAAGACTTGGTCAAGTTTTAAATAGTCGGTAACCTTTCTGGCACTATCTTTTGTGTGTTTGCTTGTTCGTTCAAGAAGTATGTTTCTTGTGTTTCGGCTATAATAAACTCAATGTATATCAATACAACTATAGTAAACTCAGATTTCTTATTtgattcactacaagaaaaatacgTTTTAATAGCAGACCAGGATAGCGTTTTTTCGCTTTTTGCTATGGTTGATATATCCGTTAGTTTTAAATAgcgtttatatttttggaaatgcTATGATTGAGCGGCATCAATCGAAACGCTATGATAGCATACATTTAATagcacataaaataataaacgctATAATAGCGTACTTTttgaatccctaaaccctaaacaaaatTCTGAACCCTATACTCTAAAAAGCAAAAGTTAAACACTAATACACTAATAGtctttataatattttagaacTTAAACTCcaaatcttaaatataaaattatcaacttaaatattttaaaattaaacaccAAACCTATATACATTAAATCCAATATCATGCAtaatctcaaaatctaaaatcctaaacttcatatttgatagttctaaaattttaatactaaAACATACAcgttaaaaccaaaagaaatttattatatgtaaCTTCCAAACATACAAACTTTAATTCCTCAATTAAACTTTATACCCTAATTCCTAAcatcaaacatatataaaccATACATCCACTAGatataattttcaaatctaaatttttaaaattgtaaaaattctaaatctttttttgtcaacattaagaaatttaaatctaatctttaaatttaggaattttaaaaagaaatctaaAATAAATGTAGAAACAGTTTTAATTGTCTTTTTAATGGTCTTTGATTGATTCTAATCCAATggctaaaattaatattttatctatttttaaccttttttcttattggttaatttttttgacAAGGATCACACTTTTTAGCCTTTGATTCTTTTTGATCTGAAAGGCCTAAATCATTCTCCCTCTTTCTTTACTCCCAATAGATCTGAGATCTACTATTCTTCTATCCTTTTTTTCTACGTtctcattctctttttttttcttcttcttcttcttcttctacgaTTTTTAATTTGTCTCTATACATTCACTGAAACAACAAAGTAGATCTGATTTTTATTTGAGTTTGGGTCCAAGAAGTGAAGAAAAATATTGGAGAGGAGGATCGACGCCTATATTCAATAGCCATGGAAACTCTATACGCTTCCTCTCAAGCTCCGTGGAGAAGAAGACCAGGAAGACGGCGAGCAAGCTCCGTGGAGAAGAAGACCACGAAGACGGCGAGCGACTATGAAGGTGGCTGGATGCAACGACGAGTACGCCTCATCTCTGAAGCTTGACTCTCAAATCCcaaagcgaagaagaagaatcaaggCGGATGTAAAGAGCATAGAAGAGACAACGACGAAGGTGGTGGTGGGGCTGGTGAGGactggaagatgaagaagaccaCGTAGGTGGTGCCATGGTGGTGTGCGGCGGCGTACAAGATGAAGAAGGCGACATATGGTAGTTAATTAGGAATTAGGTTTAAGCttggtttagagttttggtttatttggtttggttttagtacttttttatctaattagatttttttttttatttttgtaaaacaattaactgtaaataaatttaaataataaaaaaatcttaaatatataaatcaattttaatttttaattttgtttttattttaaaataattaaaataaaaataattataaaattaccaAATTTAATGTTAATAATAGCAAAAACAATATGCTATTAAAGAATATTTAAGTGCATACCAAAAAACgctataatatataacaataagGTAGCACTTCAAAAAACCGCTATCTAATGTGTCTGACCTACTATCACGGATGATGACACAGCGCTTCATAAACCGCTATCGTATTGTTAGATAGCGTTTTTCGTCCGCTATTAAAAcgcatttttcttgtagtgattgaaAAGGAAATAgcacaaaatatcataaaattatacaaaaacatAAGGAACTGATACGCTACCAGACCATCAAACTCTTGACAGACATTCGAAGATTAAGtgaaatctgaaagaatactaatGGTTTATGCGCTTTCACTGGCACATTATCTTGATGAGCCACTCTGGCTTGTATGAACCAATGACTTGTGCTATTGCCAATCCAAGCAACACTCCAGGCCCAAACCCTATTGCCACACCCCTCCAGTTCAAcacttcttcctcctctttttcttcttcttcttcttccttaggTTGTTGTGTTGGTGGCCCGAAGCAACTTTCTTCGAGAGGCAAACCACAAAGTCCTGCATTCCCTTCAAAGGAGGATTTAGATTGCCCAGTGATTTGTGTTCCTTGTGGTATTTCACCTTTGAGTTGGTTATGAGACACATTTATGTGCGCCAAAAACGAGAGGCTCTTGAGTCCACTTGGAATAGTCCCGGAGAGTTGGTTTCTTGACAGGTCTAGTGACTCGAGCTCCATAACATTGGCCAATGCGAGAGGGATATGGCCTGTGAATGCATTGTTAGATAAGTTGAGCGCAATCAATGTCTTCAAGAGGCCAATAGATTCCGGGATTTGTCCTTCAATCTTGTTGCCAGAAAGATCAATAGCGCTGTAGAAAGTAAGGATGCCCATTTGCTCCATTGAAAGACCTTTGTATTGCAAGTCTATAAGATCATCATATGTAGAGGCACCAATATCTTCTGCCATATACATGGTCCCAGCTCTATTAATCTTGAGTGATGGTGATTTCCAGTTCACAAAGTAGCTTGGTGGCAAGCTTCCAGTAAAGTTGTTATCAGATATTTCAAATATGTGGAGCGCGGGAAACGCTAGAGGACCATGATCAGGAGAAGATATTGGACCGTAGAATTTATTTGAACGAAGCTTGAAGACTTGCAAGTCAGGCAAATCCTTGAGCCAGAAAGGAAACTTATCTTCGATTCTGTTGTGGTCCACACTTAGAAACTTCAAAGAAGAGCAATTTAGAAAAGACCTTGGAAGCTTTCCGGTTAATCGATTCTCGCCAACATCAATTGTCCGCAGGGAGGTACCTACGTTGAACctgtctggaagacttccttcCAAGTTATTCTTCCGGAGTTTCACAATCATGAAGTCATTCAGACATTGAGGAATCGGTCCGGTGAAGTTGTTGTAGGATAAATCAAGAACAGTAAGATAGGTTCGGTTGCAGAAAGAAAGAGGTATGTCTCCCGTGAAAGTATTGTTCCGTGCATAGAAGGTGTTGATGGAGAGTGGTGGGAGAGGAATTTCTCCTTCAAAATGGTTAAACCCCATATCTAACATCTGCACCGACGAATCCACTAAAACGTTTCTTGTCCCTTCGAAACCGTTGAAATAATTACTGCCAATAAGCACTATGCTTAGACGAGGAAGGCTCCACAACCACATAGGGACTTttcctttgattctatttgaaGATATACTTACAGTCCGCAAGTATTTTAGTTTCcttaaaatatttggaaacttgGTGACGTTGCAGTTCCTCATGATCAAGGTTTCCAAGTTCGGTGGGATGTCGGAATCAGCGCTTATGCTAGTAGCCAATAAACGATTACCAGAAAGAAAAAGTCTCAACAAAGATTTAAGAGAAGAGAGGATCCTTAAGTCAACTGGGTAGCTGGTATTTAGGAAAGAAAGGTCGAGATACTTGAGGTTGGTGAGCTTTGAAATAGGCTCTAGGATATTTTCTTCAAATTGGTTTTTCGCAAGGTACAGGTACTCCAGCCTAGAGGAGTTTGAAACTTCAATAGGACTGGTTAGATGGTTTTCATTCACATTAAGATAAGAAAGAGAAGGCATCgtgaagagagaagaaggaatGTTTCCAGTGAAGAGATTATGAGATAAACTAAAAAGCGAGAGCTTGGTTAGATTAGTTACAAGTGGGAAACTACCAATGAGCTTATTTTTGGAAAGGTTTAAAATGGAAAGTTGGCTTAGATTACTAATAGAAGAAGGAACTTGGCCAAGTAAGCCGTTCGAGGAAAGAATCAACACCTGTAATTTGTTGAGATTGCCGAGCCTGGAAGGGAGTGTAGAGGAGATGAAAGCTCTGTTCGTTTCATAGTCGCCACTTCCAGCGGCAGCGACAAAAAAATCGCCTGTGACGGAGACAAAATAACAATTCCAGAGACGCAGAAAACCTAAATCAATCGCTGATGCATTGCCGGAGACGCACAGAATTAGACGCTGATTTATTCTGCGTTCCTTTCATTCGCTATTAGTTGCCGCAGCGA
Protein-coding regions in this window:
- the LOC106395064 gene encoding receptor like protein 27-like; protein product: MPSLSYLNVNENHLTSPIEVSNSSRLEYLYLAKNQFEENILEPISKLTNLKYLDLSFLNTSYPVDLRILSSLKSLLRLFLSGNRLLATSISADSDIPPNLETLIMRNCNVTKFPNILRKLKYLRTVSISSNRIKGKVPMWLWSLPRLSIVLIGSNYFNGFEGTRNVLVDSSVQMLDMGFNHFEGEIPLPPLSINTFYARNNTFTGDIPLSFCNRTYLTVLDLSYNNFTGPIPQCLNDFMIVKLRKNNLEGSLPDRFNVGTSLRTIDVGENRLTGKLPRSFLNCSSLKFLSVDHNRIEDKFPFWLKDLPDLQVFKLRSNKFYGPISSPDHGPLAFPALHIFEISDNNFTGSLPPSYFVNWKSPSLKINRAGTMYMAEDIGASTYDDLIDLQYKGLSMEQMGILTFYSAIDLSGNKIEGQIPESIGLLKTLIALNLSNNAFTGHIPLALANVMELESLDLSRNQLSGTIPSGLKSLSFLAHINVSHNQLKGEIPQGTQITGQSKSSFEGNAGLCGLPLEESCFGPPTQQPKEEEEEEKEEEEVLNWRGVAIGFGPGVLLGLAIAQVIGSYKPEWLIKIMCQ